A genomic segment from Polyangium mundeleinium encodes:
- a CDS encoding protein kinase domain-containing protein: MSTPSSPDNSGEAYGDTTSMDEFGNASDTIPTSISSAPEPGLVVGGTYRIDAEVGRGGMGVVYRARDIWLDRTVALKLIVPTWDDALAEQKLQHEAKALATLRDQHVVQVYAFGRHGSSYFFAMEYVEGRSLEAILDDYEQRKSFLPQHRALTILSRIADGLDAAHGRGIVHRDVKPGNIVIEEDTGRPVLIDFGLAQQSSDPNPETIEGTPLYMAPEQSGFGGHGITVGPWSDLYALGCVAFELLTGRTPYPVRNILHLLQAHQHAPVPLASSVRPELAPFDAMLARALAKNPVDRYPSCGAFARDLVRVSSPKAAATPSSEAPPPSTRLPGENILRPLRVLAVDDDPAFGKFAAKAAELALKGRSVRIRVARSGQAALDAAREEPPDLLLLDLDMPDLDGVDTLSHLRALPRGDHARVVVLSGRVGPQERWKFAVLGVREFVAKPIDLRRLVDTIDGIVERAGWGAAPTA, from the coding sequence ATGAGCACACCTTCGTCGCCTGACAATTCCGGCGAAGCCTACGGCGACACGACGTCGATGGACGAGTTCGGCAACGCCTCCGATACGATCCCGACCAGCATCTCGAGCGCACCCGAGCCAGGCCTCGTGGTGGGCGGCACCTACCGCATCGACGCGGAGGTCGGGCGCGGCGGCATGGGCGTCGTCTACCGCGCGCGTGACATCTGGCTCGATCGCACGGTCGCCCTGAAGCTCATCGTCCCGACGTGGGACGACGCGCTCGCGGAGCAAAAGCTCCAGCACGAAGCGAAGGCGCTCGCGACGCTGCGTGATCAGCACGTCGTGCAGGTGTACGCGTTCGGCCGCCACGGCTCGTCGTACTTCTTCGCGATGGAGTACGTCGAAGGCCGCTCGCTCGAAGCGATCCTCGACGACTACGAGCAGCGCAAGAGCTTCCTCCCGCAGCACCGCGCGCTCACCATCCTGAGCCGCATCGCCGACGGGCTCGACGCCGCGCACGGCCGAGGCATCGTCCATCGTGACGTGAAGCCCGGCAACATCGTCATCGAGGAGGACACCGGCAGGCCCGTGCTCATCGATTTCGGGCTCGCGCAGCAGTCGTCGGATCCGAATCCCGAGACGATCGAAGGCACGCCGCTCTACATGGCGCCCGAGCAATCGGGGTTCGGCGGGCACGGGATCACGGTGGGCCCGTGGAGCGACCTCTACGCGCTCGGATGCGTGGCGTTCGAGCTTCTCACGGGCCGCACGCCGTACCCCGTGCGCAACATCCTGCACCTCCTGCAGGCCCACCAGCACGCGCCCGTGCCCCTCGCCTCATCGGTGCGCCCCGAGCTCGCGCCCTTCGACGCCATGCTCGCGCGCGCGCTCGCCAAAAACCCCGTCGATCGCTACCCGAGCTGCGGGGCGTTCGCGCGCGACCTCGTCCGCGTCAGCTCCCCCAAGGCCGCCGCGACGCCGTCGAGCGAGGCGCCGCCGCCAAGCACCCGGCTGCCTGGCGAGAACATCCTGCGACCGCTCCGCGTGCTCGCGGTGGACGACGATCCCGCGTTCGGCAAGTTCGCCGCCAAGGCCGCCGAGCTCGCCTTGAAGGGCCGATCGGTGCGCATCCGCGTCGCGCGCTCGGGTCAGGCCGCGCTCGATGCCGCGCGCGAAGAGCCCCCCGATCTCCTGCTGCTCGACCTCGACATGCCCGACCTCGACGGCGTGGACACGCTCTCGCACCTGCGCGCCTTGCCGCGCGGCGACCACGCGCGCGTCGTCGTCCTCAGCGGCCGCGTGGGCCCGCAAGAGCGCTGGAAGTTCGCCGTCCTCGGCGTGCGCGAGTTCGTGGCGAAGCCGATCGATCTGCGCCGCCTCGTCGACACGATCGACGGCATCGTCGAGCGAGCCGGCTGGGGCGCGGCGCCTACGGCATGA
- the rlmN gene encoding 23S rRNA (adenine(2503)-C(2))-methyltransferase RlmN — MDVLDKRGGIPLVSRAARGDTLLGSHDAGSLAERLVAAGGAPSAARSAAARIVRHAFFRDLAEVPWGPAVFAGLGIGAWAHEALAALDPAPALTLHERAPAEDGTIRLLFRARDGALVESVLIPGPGRTTLCISSQVGCARACAFCETGRLGLERQLAAGEIIDQVRLARALWNEAGGAPPLSNLVFMGMGEPFDNLPEVMRAVRLLTDDRAFAFAPSRVTVSTVGVADKLPAFFAGARAELAVSLNAPDDERRRAIMPINARFPLAALRDAILAALPQGRRVLFEYVLFDRWNDAPEDADLLAAYVRGIRCRVNVIPCNPGPDPALRPPAPERLDAFVARLSSHGVTTLVRRPRGRDVGGACGQLAGARRAERERSGVTEGA, encoded by the coding sequence GTGGACGTTCTCGACAAGCGCGGGGGGATCCCGCTCGTCTCGCGCGCCGCGCGCGGGGATACGCTCCTCGGCTCGCACGACGCTGGCTCGCTCGCCGAGCGCCTCGTCGCAGCCGGCGGCGCCCCCTCGGCCGCCCGCTCGGCCGCCGCCCGGATCGTCCGTCACGCGTTCTTCCGCGACCTCGCCGAGGTGCCCTGGGGACCCGCGGTCTTCGCCGGCCTCGGCATCGGCGCCTGGGCCCACGAGGCGCTCGCCGCGCTCGACCCCGCGCCCGCACTCACGCTGCACGAGCGCGCGCCGGCCGAGGACGGCACGATCCGGCTGCTCTTTCGCGCCCGCGACGGCGCCCTCGTCGAGTCCGTCCTCATCCCCGGCCCCGGCCGCACCACGCTCTGCATCTCGAGCCAGGTCGGCTGCGCGCGCGCCTGCGCCTTCTGCGAGACAGGCCGCCTCGGGCTCGAACGTCAGCTCGCCGCAGGCGAGATCATCGACCAGGTCCGGCTCGCCCGCGCGCTGTGGAACGAGGCCGGCGGGGCGCCGCCGCTCTCGAACCTCGTGTTCATGGGCATGGGCGAGCCCTTCGACAACCTGCCCGAGGTGATGCGCGCCGTGCGCCTGCTCACCGACGATCGCGCGTTCGCCTTCGCGCCCTCGCGCGTCACCGTGAGCACCGTCGGCGTCGCCGACAAGCTGCCCGCGTTTTTCGCGGGCGCGCGCGCCGAGCTCGCCGTGAGCCTCAACGCGCCGGACGACGAGCGCCGCCGCGCGATCATGCCCATCAACGCGCGCTTCCCGCTCGCCGCGCTGCGCGACGCGATCCTCGCCGCGCTCCCGCAAGGCCGCCGCGTGCTCTTCGAGTACGTGCTCTTCGACCGCTGGAACGACGCGCCCGAGGACGCCGATCTGCTCGCCGCCTACGTCCGCGGGATCCGCTGCCGCGTGAACGTGATCCCGTGCAACCCGGGCCCCGATCCTGCGCTCCGGCCGCCCGCGCCCGAGCGGCTCGACGCGTTCGTCGCGCGGCTCTCGTCGCACGGGGTGACGACGCTCGTCCGCAGGCCCCGAGGCCGCGACGTGGGCGGCGCCTGTGGCCAGCTCGCAGGCGCGCGCCGCGCCGAGCGCGAACGAAGCGGCGTGACCGAAGGCGCCTGA
- a CDS encoding carboxypeptidase regulatory-like domain-containing protein, translating into MGRFLGWFATTVLLLPLAACSDETEPGTSGGVASSSSGSSGGNGSGGASASGSGGGGGSGGDAGSGSGGAGGSGGGGAGGSGGAGGSGGAGGSGGGGAGGSGGGGAGGSGGGGAGGMAGAGGAGGMAGAGGAGGSGGMAGAGGSGGGSIQEPVGTSLLVQVLDTQNQPVPSAVVTAQDGTPRPTDGAGYILFDNLTPGRFSARVERFGYAPASVVVALPPGAHGGAEVHLFPLPPPIPFDATAGAALDQGPVHVTIPSGAIVDDLGEPVTGTVEATIVPLDPSQGLANAPGPLEGISAGNGATVGLESLFMAEVTLWQGSQKVHLAPGQRATLELVLPDAVAANVQEWEWIPAWWFDLDAGIWREEGEGVIQASVAEPGKMAWVAEVRHFSWWNCDRPWQEKHCFLVPVVSVDGSDVASGISVSASGMSYAGWSSPALTDANGLACVDVMRNGTVELQIGPVSTPFAMVTVTGSGPASDCGGHGDACTILSPISLPLGSVCTPGTWQDCGYSGPAGTEGVGICQGGKKYCNGSGTGWTGCSEVLPQAENCSSPLDDDCDGLVNEEGDDCACQPGETKTCYTGPAGTLGIGLCTAGTRGCVNGFFGPCLMEVKPQQENCATPEDDNCDGTTQCTLWSMVFWGGGPDWVSALALDSAGNMLMAGAFDEFIDFGGGPLVNAGNSGSDIFVAKLDTSGNHLWSKRFGDTNNQYANTAAIDSADNVLLAGDFKGAVDFGGGPLPSAGNWDIFVAKLDTNGNHLWSKRFGDSNDQFVSATATDSAGNVLLAGDFNGTVDFGGGPLTGAGGWNTYVAKLDADGNHLWSKHFANIIPAGIGIDSTGNVLVTGNLSGTVDLGGGPLTSLGSDDIVVAKLDADGNHVWSKRFGDVSEERVGAMAIDSAGDVLLTGYFAGAVDFGGNPLTSAGSWDVFLAKLDGNGDHVWSKRFGDPANQESAAMAVDDAGNVLITGYFQGTVNFGGITLTARDPAFFDEDTFMVELDASGNHLWSRRFAGRLHEITPAFDDGGNLLLTGSLLEAVDLGTGQLWTTGYDIFLAKFTP; encoded by the coding sequence ATGGGTCGCTTTTTGGGTTGGTTCGCCACGACGGTGTTGCTGTTGCCGCTCGCGGCGTGCAGCGATGAGACGGAGCCGGGGACGAGCGGGGGCGTCGCGTCGTCGAGCAGCGGGAGCAGTGGGGGGAACGGGAGCGGGGGCGCAAGCGCGAGCGGGTCCGGCGGCGGTGGCGGGAGCGGCGGAGATGCCGGAAGCGGAAGCGGCGGCGCGGGCGGGAGCGGCGGCGGCGGCGCGGGCGGAAGCGGCGGCGCGGGCGGAAGCGGCGGCGCGGGCGGAAGCGGCGGCGGCGGCGCGGGCGGAAGCGGCGGCGGCGGCGCGGGCGGAAGCGGCGGCGGCGGCGCGGGCGGAATGGCCGGCGCGGGTGGTGCCGGCGGAATGGCAGGTGCGGGCGGCGCGGGTGGTTCCGGCGGAATGGCGGGCGCGGGTGGCTCGGGCGGAGGCTCGATCCAGGAGCCCGTGGGGACGAGCCTGCTCGTGCAGGTCCTCGATACCCAAAACCAGCCAGTGCCCTCCGCGGTCGTCACCGCCCAAGACGGCACCCCGCGCCCGACCGACGGCGCGGGCTACATCCTCTTCGACAACCTCACGCCCGGTCGATTCTCCGCCCGCGTCGAGCGCTTCGGCTATGCGCCCGCGAGCGTCGTCGTCGCATTGCCCCCGGGCGCGCATGGCGGGGCGGAGGTGCACCTGTTTCCCCTTCCCCCGCCAATTCCCTTCGACGCGACCGCTGGCGCCGCGCTCGATCAAGGACCGGTGCACGTGACCATTCCCTCGGGGGCGATCGTCGATGACCTCGGCGAGCCGGTGACGGGGACGGTCGAGGCCACCATCGTGCCGCTGGATCCGAGCCAGGGACTCGCGAATGCCCCCGGGCCGCTCGAAGGGATCTCCGCCGGCAATGGCGCGACAGTCGGTCTCGAAAGCCTGTTCATGGCGGAGGTCACGCTTTGGCAGGGCAGCCAGAAAGTGCATCTCGCACCGGGGCAGCGGGCGACGCTGGAGCTGGTGCTGCCGGATGCGGTGGCGGCGAACGTGCAGGAGTGGGAATGGATCCCGGCGTGGTGGTTCGATCTCGACGCGGGGATCTGGCGCGAGGAGGGCGAGGGGGTGATCCAGGCCTCGGTCGCCGAGCCCGGGAAGATGGCGTGGGTGGCGGAGGTGAGGCATTTCTCCTGGTGGAATTGCGACAGGCCGTGGCAGGAAAAACATTGCTTCCTCGTGCCGGTGGTCTCGGTCGATGGGTCCGACGTGGCCTCCGGCATCTCCGTGAGCGCGTCGGGGATGAGCTACGCAGGCTGGTCGAGCCCGGCGCTGACGGACGCGAACGGGCTCGCGTGCGTGGACGTCATGCGGAACGGGACGGTAGAGCTCCAGATCGGTCCGGTGAGCACGCCGTTCGCGATGGTGACGGTCACCGGATCGGGGCCGGCCTCGGATTGTGGTGGCCATGGTGATGCGTGCACGATCCTGAGCCCGATCTCGCTGCCGCTCGGCTCCGTTTGCACGCCGGGAACGTGGCAGGATTGCGGGTACAGCGGCCCCGCGGGCACGGAAGGCGTGGGGATCTGCCAGGGAGGCAAAAAGTACTGCAACGGCAGCGGGACGGGCTGGACCGGCTGCAGCGAGGTACTGCCCCAGGCCGAAAACTGTAGCTCGCCGCTGGACGACGACTGTGATGGGCTCGTGAACGAGGAAGGGGACGACTGCGCATGCCAGCCGGGGGAGACGAAAACCTGCTATACGGGGCCCGCGGGCACGCTGGGCATTGGTCTATGCACGGCGGGGACGCGAGGGTGCGTGAATGGGTTCTTCGGGCCGTGCCTCATGGAGGTGAAGCCGCAGCAGGAGAATTGCGCCACGCCAGAGGACGACAATTGCGACGGGACGACCCAGTGCACGCTGTGGAGCATGGTGTTCTGGGGAGGAGGTCCCGATTGGGTCAGTGCGCTCGCGCTCGACAGCGCGGGCAACATGCTGATGGCTGGTGCATTCGATGAATTTATAGACTTCGGCGGTGGGCCACTCGTCAACGCGGGGAACTCTGGCTCGGATATCTTCGTGGCCAAGCTGGACACGAGCGGGAACCATCTCTGGAGCAAACGCTTTGGAGACACCAATAACCAATACGCCAATACGGCTGCGATCGACAGTGCGGACAACGTCTTGCTTGCCGGGGATTTCAAAGGCGCCGTGGACTTCGGCGGCGGTCCCCTCCCAAGCGCGGGGAATTGGGACATCTTCGTCGCGAAGCTGGACACGAACGGGAACCATCTCTGGAGCAAACGCTTTGGAGATTCCAACGACCAGTTCGTCAGTGCGACGGCGACCGACAGCGCAGGCAACGTCTTGCTTGCCGGGGATTTCAATGGCACCGTGGACTTCGGCGGCGGACCCCTCACCGGCGCGGGGGGCTGGAACACGTACGTCGCGAAGCTGGACGCTGACGGCAACCACCTCTGGAGCAAGCACTTCGCGAACATCATCCCCGCCGGAATCGGGATTGACAGCACAGGCAATGTCCTGGTCACCGGAAACCTCTCGGGCACCGTGGACCTCGGCGGTGGGCCTCTCACGAGCCTGGGATCCGACGACATCGTGGTGGCCAAGCTGGACGCCGATGGCAATCACGTCTGGAGCAAGCGTTTCGGGGATGTCAGTGAAGAGCGCGTCGGTGCGATGGCGATCGACAGCGCAGGCGACGTCTTGCTCACCGGGTATTTCGCTGGCGCCGTGGACTTCGGCGGCAACCCTTTGACGAGCGCGGGGAGTTGGGACGTCTTCCTGGCGAAGCTCGACGGGAACGGCGACCACGTCTGGAGCAAACGATTCGGAGATCCTGCCAACCAGGAATCCGCTGCGATGGCCGTCGATGACGCCGGCAACGTCCTCATCACGGGATACTTCCAGGGCACCGTGAACTTCGGCGGCATCACTCTCACCGCGAGAGACCCAGCGTTCTTCGACGAAGACACCTTCATGGTCGAGTTGGATGCGAGCGGGAACCATCTCTGGAGCCGACGCTTTGCGGGCAGACTGCACGAGATCACGCCCGCATTCGACGATGGCGGCAACCTCCTGCTCACCGGCTCCCTCTTGGAGGCCGTGGACCTCGGCACCGGCCAGCTCTGGACCACCGGCTACGATATTTTCCTCGCCAAGTTCACCCCCTGA
- a CDS encoding glutathione S-transferase N-terminal domain-containing protein, with protein sequence MTEPTKLFYTPGVCSLAPHIALREAGATFELVRVDLRSKKTADGDDFARLNPKSYVPALLLPDGALLTETAVLLNYIADTWPEAKLAPPRGNLVRVRFDEGLQFIATELHKGFAPFTLMPNVSEESKRWAAQRLAGRVSLLAEALADRPFFHGDAFTVLDAYAYFALRTYRHLLRVDLPGALGSYLERLSERPAVRATLTAEGIA encoded by the coding sequence ATGACCGAGCCCACGAAGCTTTTCTACACGCCCGGGGTCTGCTCGCTCGCGCCGCACATCGCACTACGCGAGGCCGGCGCGACCTTCGAGCTCGTCCGCGTCGACTTGAGGAGCAAGAAGACCGCGGACGGCGACGATTTCGCGCGTTTGAACCCCAAGAGTTATGTGCCCGCGCTGCTGCTTCCGGACGGCGCCTTGTTGACCGAGACAGCGGTCTTGCTGAATTACATCGCCGACACCTGGCCGGAGGCCAAGCTTGCCCCGCCGCGCGGCAATCTCGTGCGCGTTCGCTTCGATGAAGGGTTGCAATTCATTGCCACCGAGCTGCACAAGGGGTTTGCACCGTTCACCCTGATGCCCAATGTGAGCGAGGAGTCGAAGCGCTGGGCCGCGCAGCGCCTCGCGGGCCGCGTCAGCCTGCTCGCCGAAGCGCTCGCCGATCGCCCGTTCTTCCATGGCGACGCGTTCACCGTCCTCGACGCGTACGCGTACTTCGCGCTGCGAACGTATCGGCACCTGCTGCGGGTCGATTTGCCGGGCGCGCTGGGTTCCTACCTGGAGCGGCTCTCCGAACGCCCGGCCGTCCGCGCGACGCTCACGGCGGAAGGTATTGCCTGA
- a CDS encoding Hpt domain-containing protein, translating into MAHTKDDEIRAALLELRREYLAELPDLLQQLAEVVFAAKQGTQNAMRAAVSRAHALRGTAGSYRFQEISDAAGFIEDGLLGIQGGWLPAEQAWPEIERAVAGARAACVRAVAELMP; encoded by the coding sequence ATGGCGCATACGAAGGACGACGAGATCCGAGCGGCGCTCCTGGAGTTACGCAGGGAGTACCTTGCGGAGCTGCCGGACCTCTTGCAGCAGCTCGCCGAGGTCGTGTTCGCGGCGAAGCAGGGGACCCAGAACGCGATGCGCGCCGCCGTGTCGAGGGCGCACGCGCTGCGCGGGACCGCGGGTTCGTACCGCTTTCAGGAGATCAGCGACGCGGCCGGCTTCATCGAGGACGGGCTGCTCGGCATCCAGGGTGGCTGGCTCCCCGCGGAGCAAGCGTGGCCCGAGATCGAGCGCGCGGTCGCGGGCGCCCGCGCGGCGTGCGTGCGCGCGGTGGCCGAGCTCATGCCGTAG
- a CDS encoding LysR family transcriptional regulator, producing MNSRPDFAAIEAFARVAETGSFRAAALALSAPVSTVSVQVGRLERRLGVRLLERTTRRVRLTDEGRVYLEKVRAGLDALAEAERGVSSRDSEVRGRLRVAAPVEFGQVVFGRVLGRYAKAYPGVAVEVELVSERVDPVRDGFDVVLEVEPCDSASLVARKLGAPSRRRLVASADYLARHGVPAHPRELAQHTCLVMGTRRETATWRFSRGGTKLSIVHRHATANSWALLRDLTVAGCGICCLPDYLATPVISEGKVEEVLGAYVMPAEQMYAVYPRSQHVPARLSTFVAALRDFLEVWPGCLPKPPPRTSAGGA from the coding sequence ATGAACAGCCGCCCCGACTTTGCCGCCATCGAAGCCTTCGCTCGTGTCGCCGAGACGGGCAGCTTCCGCGCCGCCGCCCTCGCTCTGTCCGCGCCGGTGTCGACCGTCAGCGTGCAGGTCGGTCGTCTCGAGCGTCGCCTCGGCGTCCGCCTGCTCGAGCGCACGACACGGCGCGTCCGCCTGACCGACGAGGGGCGTGTGTACCTCGAGAAGGTGCGCGCCGGGCTCGACGCGCTCGCCGAGGCGGAGCGCGGGGTGTCGTCACGCGATAGCGAAGTTCGCGGGCGCCTGCGGGTCGCCGCGCCGGTCGAGTTCGGGCAGGTGGTGTTCGGGCGTGTCCTCGGGCGTTACGCGAAGGCGTACCCGGGCGTCGCTGTCGAGGTCGAGCTCGTCTCCGAGCGTGTCGATCCGGTGCGCGACGGCTTTGATGTCGTGCTGGAGGTCGAGCCGTGCGACAGCGCCTCGCTCGTGGCGCGCAAGCTCGGCGCGCCCTCGCGGCGCCGCCTCGTTGCCAGCGCGGACTACCTCGCGCGTCACGGCGTCCCCGCGCACCCGCGCGAATTGGCGCAGCATACGTGCCTGGTGATGGGCACCCGGCGCGAGACGGCGACGTGGCGTTTCTCCCGCGGCGGCACGAAGCTTTCGATCGTGCACCGCCACGCGACCGCGAATAGCTGGGCGCTCTTGCGTGACCTCACCGTCGCCGGCTGCGGGATCTGCTGCCTGCCGGACTACCTGGCCACGCCCGTGATTTCCGAGGGGAAGGTCGAGGAGGTGCTCGGGGCGTACGTGATGCCCGCGGAGCAAATGTACGCGGTGTATCCCCGCAGCCAGCACGTGCCCGCGCGCCTGAGCACGTTCGTCGCGGCGCTGCGCGACTTCCTCGAGGTGTGGCCTGGTTGCCTGCCCAAGCCGCCTCCGCGGACGTCCGCGGGGGGCGCGTGA
- a CDS encoding sensor histidine kinase: MKAAPLPGDEIERLAALSDAALLDTPPEPAFDDLTHLAASICGTPIALVSLIDRDRQWFKARVGLDASETPREVAFCAHAILGQELFLVPDAYDDERFADNPLVTGAPNVRFYAGAPLATSDGHNVGTLCVIDHGPRQLDEAQRSALSALARQVAAQIDLRRANGRLVKLNGELVARAREAQAVIEQRKAIERLKDEFVSTVSHELRTPLTSIRGALGLLEGGVLGRLPDEAMELVQIARTNTDRLVRLINDILDLEKIEAGKLELSPKHVDVRRLVSSLVESLSPVAAEAKVELWADVRGEVDLVVDEDRIAQVLTNLMSNALKFSPAEARIELGVEVTSAGHVRFDVRDRGPGIAEADLARLFNRFEQLDGDHRRKMGGTGLGLAISKAIVEQHGGTIGVTSKLGQGSTFWFEVPQRGALREASPRVEI; the protein is encoded by the coding sequence ATGAAAGCAGCACCTCTCCCTGGCGATGAGATCGAGCGGCTCGCGGCGCTGAGCGATGCGGCGCTCCTCGACACGCCCCCCGAACCTGCCTTCGACGATCTCACGCATCTCGCGGCCTCGATCTGCGGCACGCCCATCGCGCTGGTCTCGCTCATCGATCGCGATCGCCAGTGGTTCAAGGCGAGGGTCGGGCTCGACGCGAGCGAGACGCCGCGCGAGGTGGCCTTCTGCGCGCACGCGATCCTCGGCCAGGAGCTCTTCCTCGTCCCCGACGCGTACGACGACGAGCGGTTCGCCGACAACCCGCTCGTGACCGGCGCGCCGAACGTGCGGTTTTACGCCGGCGCGCCGCTCGCGACCTCGGATGGCCACAACGTCGGGACGCTCTGCGTCATCGACCACGGCCCGCGCCAGCTCGACGAGGCGCAACGGAGCGCGCTCTCGGCGCTCGCGCGTCAGGTGGCCGCGCAGATCGATCTCCGCCGCGCGAACGGGCGGCTCGTGAAGCTGAACGGCGAGCTCGTGGCGCGGGCGCGCGAGGCGCAGGCGGTCATCGAGCAACGCAAGGCCATCGAGCGCCTCAAGGACGAGTTCGTCTCGACGGTCTCGCACGAGCTCCGGACGCCGCTCACCTCGATCCGCGGGGCGCTCGGGCTCCTCGAAGGCGGCGTGCTCGGCCGCCTGCCCGACGAGGCGATGGAGCTCGTGCAGATCGCCCGGACCAACACCGATCGGCTCGTGCGGCTCATCAACGACATCCTCGACCTGGAGAAGATCGAAGCGGGCAAGCTCGAGCTGTCCCCGAAGCACGTCGACGTGCGGCGGCTGGTGTCGAGCCTCGTCGAGAGCCTCTCGCCCGTGGCGGCCGAGGCCAAGGTCGAGCTTTGGGCGGACGTGCGGGGCGAGGTCGACCTCGTGGTGGATGAGGACCGGATCGCTCAGGTGCTCACGAACCTGATGTCCAATGCCCTCAAGTTCTCGCCGGCCGAGGCGCGGATCGAGCTCGGCGTGGAGGTGACGTCGGCCGGCCACGTGCGCTTCGACGTGCGGGACCGGGGACCCGGGATCGCGGAGGCGGACCTCGCGCGGCTCTTCAACCGGTTCGAGCAGCTCGACGGCGATCACCGTCGCAAGATGGGCGGTACGGGCCTCGGGCTCGCGATCTCGAAGGCGATCGTCGAGCAACACGGCGGCACGATCGGCGTCACGTCGAAGCTCGGGCAAGGCAGCACATTCTGGTTCGAGGTGCCGCAGCGCGGAGCCCTCCGCGAGGCGTCGCCGCGCGTCGAAATCTAG